In the Alteromonas sp. M12 genome, one interval contains:
- a CDS encoding PA2778 family cysteine peptidase — protein MKNITLVVQWLLLVGAFWLTGCQSTPQADALQASAPTDIPSQKNLDDVPFYPQQEFYCGPTTLSEVFAYYGEQVSAEDIAPKLFIPEKEGSLQLEMVSAARQYGYLAYSGRGNLEQLLYSIEHDVPVIVFQNQSISWLPMWHYALVTGYDLDSQTIQLHTGVTESHTMSFELFERLWQRGNYWYLMPLPAGLTHNNLDAFKYTSAAFDMLQTGQVEAGLTNLVAATKQWPEQWLGYFLLANHFAEFDYQQANQWFFKGWQYGKDQGAYLNNYAYSLANQGCPVQTRQLMEYALDKFPDDDLLKRSYAELLTETTETKTPENTSGAQCQLPSLVD, from the coding sequence ATGAAAAATATCACCTTGGTTGTGCAGTGGCTGCTATTGGTTGGCGCTTTCTGGCTAACCGGATGTCAATCGACGCCACAAGCGGACGCCTTGCAGGCGTCTGCGCCAACGGATATACCGAGTCAAAAGAATCTCGATGACGTTCCTTTTTATCCTCAGCAAGAATTTTACTGTGGGCCAACAACCTTATCGGAGGTGTTCGCCTATTATGGAGAGCAAGTCTCCGCTGAAGATATTGCGCCTAAGCTATTTATTCCTGAAAAAGAAGGCAGCTTGCAATTGGAAATGGTTTCAGCTGCTCGGCAGTATGGCTATTTAGCCTATTCTGGACGCGGAAATTTGGAACAATTACTTTATTCAATTGAGCATGATGTGCCTGTCATCGTTTTTCAAAACCAATCAATTTCTTGGTTGCCTATGTGGCATTATGCATTGGTCACTGGATATGATCTCGATAGTCAAACTATTCAGCTCCACACAGGGGTCACCGAAAGCCATACTATGTCATTTGAGCTTTTTGAGCGCCTATGGCAAAGGGGGAATTATTGGTATTTGATGCCCTTACCTGCGGGATTAACCCATAATAATTTGGACGCATTTAAATACACTAGTGCAGCGTTTGACATGCTACAAACCGGCCAAGTGGAAGCAGGTTTAACAAACTTAGTTGCTGCGACAAAACAGTGGCCTGAACAATGGCTAGGCTACTTTTTGCTTGCTAATCATTTCGCCGAGTTCGATTATCAACAGGCTAATCAATGGTTTTTCAAAGGTTGGCAGTATGGTAAAGATCAGGGTGCTTACCTAAACAATTACGCTTACTCTCTTGCCAATCAAGGATGCCCTGTACAAACGCGGCAACTGATGGAATATGCCTTAGACAAATTTCCAGATGATGATTTGCTAAAGCGCAGCTATGCTGAACTCTTAACAGAAACAACAGAAACAAAAACGCCTGAAAATACTTCAGGCGCTCAGTGTCAATTACCTAGCTTAGTCGATTAA
- a CDS encoding PA2779 family protein: protein MKLTKLLIANIMALTLFSGLVHAEAISSSSVMQTQSTQYNKQQIISMFDREEVQNKLVDLGVEKKDALARINAMTDSEINQLNAQLNEAPAGGIVGTIVTVLVVIAVLDVLGITDVYPFIRPINS from the coding sequence ATGAAACTCACAAAACTATTGATTGCAAACATAATGGCGTTAACGCTTTTCAGCGGTTTGGTTCATGCCGAAGCAATTAGCTCTTCAAGCGTAATGCAAACTCAATCAACTCAATATAACAAACAACAAATTATTTCTATGTTTGATCGAGAAGAAGTGCAGAATAAACTCGTCGATTTAGGCGTTGAAAAAAAAGACGCGCTAGCCAGAATTAATGCAATGACGGACAGTGAAATTAATCAACTGAATGCCCAGCTTAACGAAGCTCCAGCAGGTGGTATTGTAGGAACTATTGTGACTGTGCTTGTGGTTATTGCGGTATTAGATGTGTTGGGAATTACCGATGTTTACCCGTTCATTCGTCCAATCAACAGCTAA
- the truD gene encoding tRNA pseudouridine(13) synthase TruD: protein MIALGTEHWLHQQSAPTASGTIKSSFADFVVREELGYELTGEGEHIHLWVQKEGLNTAFVAEQLAKFCGLPLRAITYAGRKDKHALTQQWFGVHAPGKQTFEWQDLQLDGLRILESKRHNKKLRVGALKGNRFELVVREITDTSQLTQRLEYIQQNGVPNYFGAQRFGESRHHQAGGNLLLAQTMLNGETIRNRNKRSMAISALRSWLFNEFIHQRLLQKTYATPLPGEACILTGSNSFFIAQQIDHETRLRLEKNDIVLSAPMWGTGELTTEGQVKEFEQQVAKQQLNVCQLLAALGLKQERRAICLKPQNLQWQISSDTLNIQFSLPAGCFATSVLRELINANTAEQ from the coding sequence TACAATTAAATCGAGTTTCGCTGATTTTGTAGTACGTGAAGAACTCGGATACGAACTGACAGGTGAAGGTGAGCATATTCATTTGTGGGTGCAAAAAGAAGGTTTAAACACCGCTTTTGTCGCGGAACAGTTAGCCAAATTTTGCGGTCTTCCTTTGCGCGCTATTACTTATGCTGGGCGCAAAGACAAACACGCATTAACCCAGCAATGGTTCGGTGTTCATGCACCTGGGAAACAAACCTTTGAATGGCAAGACTTACAATTAGATGGTTTGCGTATCCTTGAATCTAAACGACACAACAAGAAGCTGCGAGTTGGGGCGTTAAAAGGTAATCGCTTTGAACTAGTTGTACGCGAGATAACAGATACTTCACAGTTAACCCAAAGATTAGAGTATATTCAGCAAAATGGTGTACCGAATTATTTTGGCGCCCAGCGTTTTGGTGAATCTCGCCATCATCAGGCGGGGGGAAATTTATTACTAGCACAAACGATGCTAAACGGTGAAACCATTCGCAATCGAAATAAGCGCTCAATGGCAATTTCAGCGTTACGTTCTTGGTTATTCAACGAATTTATACACCAACGGTTATTGCAAAAAACCTATGCTACGCCACTACCTGGTGAGGCCTGTATTTTAACTGGCAGCAATAGTTTTTTTATTGCTCAACAAATAGATCACGAGACACGGTTACGCTTAGAAAAAAATGATATTGTATTATCTGCGCCAATGTGGGGAACCGGTGAGCTAACCACCGAAGGTCAAGTAAAAGAATTTGAGCAACAAGTCGCAAAGCAACAACTCAACGTATGTCAATTACTTGCGGCATTGGGCTTAAAACAGGAGCGTCGAGCTATTTGCTTGAAACCACAAAATTTACAGTGGCAAATTAGCTCAGATACGCTGAATATACAATTTTCGTTGCCTGCAGGATGCTTTGCAACGTCAGTATTAAGAGAGTTAATAAATGCAAATACTGCTGAGCAATGA
- the rpoS gene encoding RNA polymerase sigma factor RpoS gives MGDKNTIVVNLAEPIVNEKEIDSELAEIEADDEKDPMEEILAGQEEIQKNLDATQLYLGEIGFSPLLSAEEEVYFARRALKGDEASRKRMIVSNLRLVVKIARRYNNRGLALLDLIEEGNLGLIRAVEKFDPERGFRFSTYATWWIRQTIERAIMNQTRTIRLPIHVVKELNVYLRASRELAQKLDHEPTADEIADSLGKPVEDVTKMLRLNERITSVDTPIGSENDKALLDIIADEKGYGPEEDLQDKDIKCSIIRWLEELNPKQREVLARRFGLMGYEPSTLEDVGAEIGLTRERVRQIQVEALRRLRDMLGHQGLNLEALFNKDD, from the coding sequence ATGGGTGACAAAAATACCATCGTTGTAAATTTGGCTGAGCCGATTGTAAACGAAAAAGAAATCGACTCGGAATTAGCAGAAATTGAAGCCGATGATGAGAAAGATCCCATGGAAGAAATACTGGCTGGCCAAGAAGAAATCCAGAAAAACTTGGACGCCACGCAGTTGTATTTGGGTGAAATAGGTTTTTCACCTCTGTTGTCAGCAGAAGAAGAAGTGTATTTTGCACGACGCGCTTTAAAGGGAGACGAAGCCTCTCGCAAACGCATGATTGTGAGTAATTTACGTTTGGTCGTCAAAATAGCAAGACGTTACAACAATCGTGGATTGGCTTTATTAGATTTAATTGAAGAAGGTAATCTAGGACTAATTCGAGCTGTAGAAAAATTTGATCCTGAACGCGGTTTCCGCTTCTCAACCTACGCTACTTGGTGGATAAGACAAACCATCGAAAGAGCGATCATGAACCAAACCAGAACTATCCGATTACCTATCCATGTGGTAAAAGAATTAAATGTTTATCTCAGAGCATCACGGGAGCTCGCTCAGAAACTAGATCATGAACCTACTGCAGATGAAATTGCAGATTCACTTGGCAAACCCGTTGAAGACGTAACTAAAATGTTGCGATTAAACGAAAGAATCACATCTGTTGATACACCAATTGGAAGTGAGAATGATAAAGCACTACTAGATATCATTGCTGATGAAAAAGGTTACGGTCCAGAAGAAGATTTACAAGATAAAGATATCAAATGTAGCATCATTCGTTGGTTAGAAGAACTGAACCCCAAACAACGTGAAGTCTTAGCTAGACGCTTTGGATTGATGGGATACGAACCTTCTACATTAGAGGATGTTGGCGCTGAAATTGGTCTCACCAGAGAAAGGGTAAGACAAATCCAAGTTGAAGCATTACGACGCTTACGGGATATGTTAGGACACCAAGGATTAAATCTAGAAGCGCTGTTTAACAAAGATGATTAA
- the cgtA gene encoding Obg family GTPase CgtA produces MKFVDEAEIRVEAGDGGNGVIGFRREKYVPRGGPDGGDGGDGGSVYLVADENLNTLIDFRFERFHRAERGKNGQGSDCTGRAGEDLELKVPVGTRATDKDTGEALGDLTKHGMRLKVAQGGFHGLGNARFKSSTNRAPRQKSNGSPGEIRWLSLELMLLADVGLLGLPNAGKSTFIRSVSSAKPKVADYPFTTLVPNLGVVRQDSQRSFVIADIPGLIEGAADGAGLGIRFLKHLERCRVLLHLIDLLPADESDPVENAKAIIAELDKYSPKLAAKPRWLVFNKIDLLLEEEAKEICDKIIEALDWDGPSFQISAFQKKNTDEVCREVMNYLDTLPNEMDSLEESEEEVNFKWDAYHSQTQQDDHLDDDDDDDFDDDDDDYDVEVVYTRE; encoded by the coding sequence ATGAAATTTGTAGATGAAGCTGAAATACGTGTTGAAGCTGGAGACGGCGGCAATGGCGTTATCGGTTTTCGCCGCGAAAAATACGTTCCTAGGGGTGGCCCTGATGGAGGCGATGGTGGTGATGGCGGCAGCGTTTATCTGGTAGCAGATGAAAACCTTAACACCTTAATTGATTTTCGCTTTGAACGTTTTCACCGTGCTGAACGTGGCAAAAATGGCCAAGGCAGTGATTGTACAGGGCGTGCAGGCGAAGACTTAGAGCTTAAAGTACCCGTAGGTACCAGAGCCACCGATAAAGATACTGGTGAGGCTTTAGGTGACTTGACCAAACACGGTATGCGTTTGAAAGTGGCGCAAGGCGGTTTCCATGGCCTTGGTAATGCGCGTTTTAAAAGTAGTACCAACCGTGCCCCAAGACAAAAATCTAACGGTTCTCCAGGAGAGATTCGTTGGTTAAGTCTAGAATTGATGTTGCTTGCCGATGTTGGTTTATTAGGGTTACCTAATGCCGGTAAATCGACCTTTATTCGTTCGGTATCGTCTGCAAAACCTAAAGTTGCTGATTACCCTTTTACTACTCTTGTACCTAATTTGGGGGTAGTAAGACAGGATTCTCAACGTAGCTTCGTGATAGCGGATATTCCTGGATTAATCGAGGGAGCTGCAGATGGAGCTGGCTTAGGCATACGCTTTTTGAAACACCTAGAGCGTTGTCGGGTACTGTTACATTTGATTGATTTATTACCCGCTGATGAATCTGATCCGGTTGAAAATGCCAAAGCAATTATTGCTGAATTAGACAAATACAGTCCTAAATTGGCGGCTAAACCACGTTGGTTAGTCTTCAATAAGATCGATTTGTTGCTCGAAGAAGAAGCCAAAGAAATCTGCGATAAGATCATTGAAGCATTAGATTGGGATGGCCCAAGTTTCCAAATCTCAGCATTCCAGAAGAAAAACACCGACGAAGTTTGTCGCGAAGTCATGAATTACTTAGATACACTGCCAAATGAAATGGATAGTTTGGAAGAGTCTGAGGAAGAAGTTAACTTCAAATGGGATGCGTACCACAGTCAGACACAACAAGATGATCACTTAGATGATGATGATGATGATGATTTTGATGACGACGATGACGATTACGATGTAGAAGTGGTTTACACTAGAGAGTAG
- a CDS encoding GyrI-like domain-containing protein, whose translation MRPELNLSDVEIVEFAELDIAILSHRGSPRTLPLSIQNFVAWRKANQLSPVNSRTFNIIYDDPRQATETEYRFGLGVEIKSNSYALAENMHFETIPSCRCAYFRHIGPEHLLSHSLEFLFTHWLNATQNLPGKFPLFFERVSFGPQVLETEMITDIYLPLN comes from the coding sequence ATGCGCCCAGAACTTAATCTCAGTGATGTGGAAATTGTTGAATTTGCCGAGTTGGATATCGCCATTTTAAGCCATCGAGGCTCACCGCGAACTTTACCGCTGAGTATTCAAAACTTCGTTGCGTGGCGAAAAGCCAACCAGCTTTCGCCTGTCAACAGTCGTACATTTAATATTATTTATGATGATCCTAGGCAGGCTACTGAAACTGAATACCGTTTCGGATTAGGCGTAGAAATTAAATCGAATTCGTATGCTCTGGCTGAAAATATGCATTTTGAAACCATTCCTAGTTGTCGATGCGCCTATTTTAGACACATAGGGCCAGAACATTTATTGTCCCATAGCTTAGAGTTTTTGTTCACCCACTGGCTTAATGCTACGCAAAATCTCCCTGGGAAATTCCCGCTATTTTTCGAACGTGTCAGCTTCGGACCCCAAGTGTTAGAAACAGAAATGATCACAGATATATATTTACCCTTAAATTAG
- the folA gene encoding type 3 dihydrofolate reductase gives MLISMIAAMAKNRVIGADNSMPWHLPADLGHFKRTTLGKPVVMGRKTYESIGKALPGRLNIVISRDSEYQLEDAIVVSSCEDAVKAAGDIDELMIIGGGTIYSHFLPLCHRLYLTQIDLAVAGDTYFPDYNQSANWEVIETESHLADEKNKYNYQFLTLNRVES, from the coding sequence ATGTTGATATCAATGATTGCTGCGATGGCAAAGAATCGTGTGATTGGGGCTGATAACAGTATGCCTTGGCACCTTCCGGCAGACTTAGGTCACTTCAAGCGTACGACTTTGGGTAAGCCCGTAGTGATGGGGAGGAAAACCTATGAGTCCATCGGTAAAGCCCTTCCCGGTAGATTAAACATCGTCATTAGCCGTGATTCTGAGTACCAGCTCGAAGATGCTATCGTTGTGTCGAGTTGTGAGGACGCTGTCAAAGCCGCTGGCGATATAGACGAACTGATGATAATTGGTGGCGGCACAATTTACAGTCATTTTTTACCATTATGCCATCGCCTGTATTTGACTCAAATTGACTTGGCCGTGGCAGGAGATACGTATTTCCCTGATTATAATCAGTCAGCTAATTGGGAAGTTATAGAAACGGAGTCTCACTTAGCCGATGAGAAAAATAAGTATAACTATCAATTTCTTACCTTAAATCGTGTAGAGAGTTAA
- a CDS encoding DUF368 domain-containing protein, whose amino-acid sequence MKPISRNTKQFVGLGLKGALMGAADAIPGVSGGTIAFMTGIYEELIYSLKQCGPEALSILFKQGILAAWQHINGAFLACVFGGILVSVISASHLVIFLLDSYPSLLWSFFFGLILAAVWSVVRHIDKWRASILVAFLCGAISAFYITTITPTHVEATSLMVFLSGMIAICAMILPGISGSFILLLLGMYMPILSAVKSFQIGTLALFAGGCVVGLLSFSRVLHWMFEKHKTMTLALLGGFMLGSLNKVWPWKLVVESVVNRHGKVIPLVENNVLPATYEAASGLPAQLIPAISLMLIGAIMVVFLEKLGTKPD is encoded by the coding sequence GTGAAACCAATTAGTAGAAACACTAAGCAGTTTGTTGGCCTAGGGTTAAAAGGTGCTCTGATGGGAGCTGCAGACGCTATTCCAGGCGTGTCTGGCGGAACTATCGCTTTTATGACAGGCATTTATGAAGAATTAATCTATTCTTTGAAGCAATGTGGACCTGAAGCGCTAAGTATCTTATTTAAACAAGGAATCTTAGCCGCTTGGCAACATATCAATGGCGCTTTTCTAGCGTGTGTTTTTGGTGGCATTCTAGTCAGCGTGATTAGCGCCTCACACCTTGTTATATTTTTACTCGATAGCTACCCTAGTTTACTCTGGTCATTTTTCTTTGGCTTAATTTTGGCCGCAGTTTGGTCGGTAGTGCGACATATCGACAAATGGCGTGCTAGCATATTAGTTGCTTTTCTTTGCGGGGCTATCTCGGCTTTTTACATCACTACTATAACCCCAACACATGTTGAAGCTACCAGTCTTATGGTATTCCTATCAGGCATGATCGCAATTTGTGCAATGATACTTCCAGGCATATCGGGCAGCTTTATTCTATTATTGTTAGGCATGTACATGCCCATTCTTTCTGCCGTAAAGTCCTTTCAAATTGGTACCCTAGCCCTGTTTGCTGGCGGCTGTGTGGTTGGTCTATTGTCATTTTCTCGAGTTTTACACTGGATGTTTGAAAAACATAAAACGATGACATTGGCCTTACTTGGGGGCTTTATGTTAGGTTCTTTAAACAAAGTATGGCCATGGAAACTAGTTGTGGAGAGCGTGGTCAATCGTCACGGAAAAGTTATTCCTTTAGTAGAGAACAACGTGTTACCCGCCACTTATGAGGCTGCCAGTGGACTACCAGCGCAACTGATACCTGCAATCTCTTTGATGCTTATCGGCGCTATTATGGTTGTTTTTCTAGAAAAGTTGGGGACCAAACCGGATTAA
- the surE gene encoding 5'/3'-nucleotidase SurE, whose translation MQILLSNDDGFFAEGLETLYAHLSELYDVTVIAPEENCSAFSNALSIRKPLRIEKQNNGFYAVNGTPSDCVHLGINQFLAKDPTLVVSGINHGPNLGDDVIYSGTVAAATEGRFMGLPAIAVSIASHECKHFETAAKVVVEIIQRLHKHPLPADQILNINVPDVPYQDLQGIEVTRQGRRHRAESMVKDKDPQGQDVYWYGAIGQEQDAGPGTDFYAVAQNRCSVTPLSVDMTAYNSLNDMKKWLDIEIT comes from the coding sequence ATGCAAATACTGCTGAGCAATGATGATGGTTTTTTTGCCGAAGGCTTAGAAACCTTATACGCCCATTTAAGTGAACTCTATGATGTAACAGTGATCGCGCCGGAGGAAAATTGCAGCGCTTTTAGTAATGCCCTATCGATACGAAAACCGTTGCGAATCGAAAAACAAAATAACGGATTTTACGCAGTTAACGGAACTCCTTCTGACTGTGTGCATTTGGGCATAAACCAGTTTCTAGCAAAAGACCCCACCTTGGTTGTTTCTGGGATCAACCATGGCCCCAATTTAGGTGATGACGTTATCTATTCCGGCACAGTCGCGGCGGCAACAGAAGGGCGATTCATGGGTTTACCTGCTATCGCAGTGTCAATAGCAAGTCACGAATGTAAACACTTTGAAACAGCAGCCAAAGTAGTAGTAGAAATTATTCAGCGTTTGCACAAACATCCATTGCCGGCAGACCAAATTCTTAATATTAATGTACCCGATGTTCCCTACCAAGATCTGCAAGGCATCGAAGTGACTCGTCAAGGGCGTCGCCATCGGGCTGAAAGCATGGTAAAAGATAAAGACCCTCAGGGTCAGGACGTTTATTGGTATGGCGCAATAGGCCAAGAACAAGACGCAGGCCCGGGAACCGATTTTTACGCTGTGGCGCAGAACCGTTGCTCTGTCACTCCCTTGAGTGTAGATATGACAGCTTACAATAGTCTAAATGACATGAAAAAATGGTTAGATATAGAAATCACATAA
- the yeiP gene encoding elongation factor P-like protein YeiP, translating to MPKASEVKKNAAIEHNGKVYLVKDINKLTPSGRAGASLYRMRLYEVSTGAKADESFKADEMINTAEFFRRKVMFSYVDGTEYVFMDSEDYTPFSLDKDTIAEELLFFTEETEGLQILIVDGKPVGIELPASVELVITETDPSIKGASASARTKPATLSTGLVVQVPEYIAAGEKVKINTAEQKFTSRA from the coding sequence ATGCCAAAAGCGAGTGAAGTAAAAAAGAATGCCGCAATTGAACATAACGGTAAAGTCTATCTTGTAAAAGATATCAACAAACTTACCCCTAGTGGTCGAGCTGGTGCGAGTTTATACCGTATGCGTCTGTATGAAGTTTCTACCGGGGCAAAAGCTGATGAAAGTTTTAAAGCGGATGAGATGATCAATACTGCTGAGTTCTTCCGTCGTAAAGTCATGTTTTCTTACGTTGACGGTACAGAATACGTGTTTATGGACAGTGAAGATTACACACCATTTTCATTGGACAAAGATACAATTGCTGAAGAGTTGCTGTTTTTTACAGAGGAAACTGAAGGTCTACAGATATTGATTGTAGATGGTAAACCTGTAGGGATAGAACTACCTGCGTCTGTTGAGCTAGTCATTACTGAAACTGACCCGTCGATTAAAGGCGCATCGGCAAGTGCGAGAACTAAGCCAGCGACACTTTCAACTGGGCTAGTCGTTCAAGTACCAGAATATATTGCAGCAGGTGAAAAAGTTAAAATTAATACGGCTGAACAAAAATTTACCAGTCGCGCGTAG
- a CDS encoding peptidoglycan DD-metalloendopeptidase family protein: MQKLASLWANNIRREHFSALAFILPLSLTIVFVSACSNRSTPAPVIELYQGKDYRDFEKNGFTGSKYIVQKGDTLFSIAWFSGNDYRDIASQNNITKPYAIYPGQELVLKTPPKAVQKRVNNQPGQTTKTKTNRTVDPPRKQAYGKSNKDVNKPYKRSETIEFPSRIEKWIWPAKGKLATKFSLSEQGSRGIEIRGSKGDQVVAAADGKVVYTGNALRGYGQLIIIKHSESFLSAYAHNDAVFVKEQQWIKAGQKIASMGSTGTDKVKLRFEVRYRGKSVDPLKYLPSR; encoded by the coding sequence ATGCAGAAGCTGGCGAGTTTATGGGCAAATAACATAAGGCGAGAACATTTCTCAGCGCTAGCTTTCATCTTACCTCTTAGTCTAACAATTGTCTTTGTATCCGCCTGCTCCAACCGCTCTACCCCTGCCCCAGTGATCGAACTCTACCAAGGGAAAGATTATCGCGACTTTGAAAAGAACGGATTCACAGGCAGCAAGTATATTGTCCAAAAAGGCGATACTTTATTTTCAATCGCTTGGTTTTCCGGAAATGACTACCGAGATATCGCCTCACAAAACAACATAACAAAGCCCTATGCAATTTATCCAGGGCAAGAATTAGTCTTAAAAACGCCACCTAAAGCAGTTCAAAAAAGAGTAAATAACCAACCTGGTCAGACCACCAAAACAAAAACAAACAGGACAGTTGACCCACCACGAAAGCAAGCGTATGGTAAAAGTAACAAAGATGTTAACAAACCTTACAAGCGGTCAGAAACCATTGAATTCCCTAGTAGAATAGAAAAATGGATTTGGCCTGCAAAAGGGAAATTAGCAACTAAATTTTCGCTTTCAGAGCAAGGCAGTCGGGGTATTGAAATCAGGGGTTCTAAAGGTGACCAAGTCGTTGCCGCCGCTGATGGCAAAGTTGTATACACTGGGAACGCTTTGAGAGGTTATGGTCAGTTGATCATAATTAAGCATTCTGAGTCTTTTTTGAGTGCTTATGCGCACAATGATGCTGTATTTGTAAAAGAACAACAGTGGATTAAGGCGGGGCAAAAAATAGCCTCCATGGGAAGTACAGGTACCGATAAAGTTAAGCTTCGTTTTGAAGTTAGGTACAGGGGCAAGTCTGTTGACCCATTGAAGTATTTACCTAGTAGATAA
- a CDS encoding TetR/AcrR family transcriptional regulator, with amino-acid sequence MNTINPTKVALMDLAQEILQTKSFSSVSFQTLALGVGIKKGSVYYHFQTKEDLSEAIIDRLMKMLQQSLLEIQNEPVENQLSIYVNWFENHIGAAQKLCPAASFAATWDAVPERTKSKVQELYNLHQHSLAKMIQNGRDKGVFAITNKSAEELAIIAFALLQGGLVSSRVSQSRYEFEACKAAALHMVKAG; translated from the coding sequence ATGAATACTATAAATCCGACAAAAGTTGCCTTAATGGACTTGGCGCAAGAGATATTGCAAACCAAGTCATTTTCTAGTGTCTCCTTTCAAACGCTTGCCTTAGGTGTAGGGATTAAAAAAGGCAGTGTTTATTATCACTTTCAAACCAAAGAAGATCTGAGTGAAGCTATCATTGATCGCTTAATGAAAATGCTGCAACAAAGTTTGCTCGAGATTCAAAATGAACCGGTAGAAAATCAACTAAGCATCTACGTTAATTGGTTTGAAAACCATATTGGAGCGGCACAAAAACTATGCCCTGCAGCCAGTTTTGCTGCGACTTGGGACGCGGTTCCCGAACGGACAAAATCAAAAGTACAAGAGTTATATAATCTGCATCAACATTCCTTAGCCAAAATGATTCAAAATGGCAGAGACAAAGGCGTATTTGCTATAACGAATAAGTCTGCTGAAGAGTTAGCCATAATAGCATTTGCTTTGTTGCAAGGAGGTTTGGTGTCCTCCAGGGTATCTCAATCTAGATATGAATTTGAAGCATGCAAAGCGGCGGCGTTACACATGGTCAAAGCAGGCTAA
- a CDS encoding protein-L-isoaspartate(D-aspartate) O-methyltransferase, producing MKRATRKGQSLAQLIHAEGIQEQRVLQAVAATPRELFLPDALHHKAYENTALPIGQGQTISQPYIVAKMTELLLSSDAQNHSVLEIGTGSGYQTAILAQLFNKVFSVERIKALQFQAKRRMNQLDLHNVSMKHGDGWKGWANKGPFDGIIVTAAASHMPTELYQQLNDGGMLVIPVGTDDQKLHVVVRDKDEFNTTIVESVRFVPLVAGDII from the coding sequence ATGAAACGCGCCACTAGAAAAGGTCAATCTTTAGCTCAATTGATACATGCTGAAGGAATACAGGAACAACGAGTATTGCAGGCCGTTGCCGCAACACCTCGAGAATTGTTTCTGCCAGATGCATTGCATCATAAAGCCTATGAAAACACGGCATTACCGATTGGCCAAGGGCAAACCATTTCACAACCCTACATAGTCGCTAAAATGACCGAACTTTTGCTTAGTTCTGATGCTCAAAACCATTCAGTATTAGAAATTGGCACAGGCTCAGGATATCAAACCGCTATTTTGGCGCAATTGTTCAATAAAGTGTTTAGTGTTGAACGAATTAAAGCCTTACAGTTCCAAGCTAAACGCAGAATGAATCAATTGGATTTACACAACGTATCGATGAAACATGGTGACGGCTGGAAAGGCTGGGCAAATAAAGGTCCTTTTGACGGAATTATCGTTACCGCAGCGGCTAGTCATATGCCGACGGAACTTTATCAACAACTGAATGATGGCGGCATGTTAGTGATTCCCGTTGGAACCGACGATCAAAAACTACATGTGGTCGTGCGTGATAAAGATGAGTTCAATACCACGATTGTGGAATCTGTGCGTTTTGTTCCACTCGTCGCCGGCGATATCATTTAA
- the tpx gene encoding thiol peroxidase: MATVTLQGNSFETVGELPAVGSKAPDFNLVKVDLSSATLADYAGSKVILNIFPSVDTGTCATSVRKFNEKAADLDNTKVICVSADLPFAAARFCGAEGIENVITGSSFRGSFGDDYGVAFKTGPLAGLLSRSVVVIDADGTVMFTQQVAETTDEPDYDAALAAL; this comes from the coding sequence ATGGCAACTGTTACATTACAAGGCAATTCTTTTGAAACTGTTGGTGAATTACCAGCAGTAGGAAGCAAAGCACCAGATTTCAACTTAGTTAAAGTTGATTTATCATCTGCTACCTTAGCGGATTACGCGGGTAGTAAAGTTATTCTAAATATATTTCCGTCTGTCGATACTGGCACATGTGCTACCTCTGTTCGCAAATTTAATGAAAAGGCTGCTGATCTGGATAACACCAAAGTGATTTGTGTTTCAGCAGATTTACCCTTTGCTGCGGCTAGATTCTGTGGTGCAGAAGGTATTGAAAATGTTATTACCGGTTCTAGTTTCCGTGGCTCTTTTGGCGATGATTATGGTGTCGCATTTAAAACGGGTCCACTAGCGGGTTTATTATCTCGTTCAGTGGTGGTTATCGATGCTGATGGTACGGTAATGTTTACTCAACAAGTAGCTGAAACAACTGACGAGCCTGATTACGACGCGGCATTAGCAGCACTATAG